Proteins encoded in a region of the Rhodovulum sp. MB263 genome:
- the tssM gene encoding type VI secretion system membrane subunit TssM: MRRALRAVGAAFAAMWRARWMRVLLIVLGLMALGAAIWFGLPMTGSALLASVWFRAGLIALIAGTLGLVYGLGWLRRRRRAEALEDSLMAEPAGDGRVLAERMQEALAKLRRSGGKSALYDLPWYVIIGPPGAGKTTALANSGIGFPGRDGPGSGVEGFGGTRNCDWWFAEEAVLIDTAGRYTTQDSDAEADRASWTSFLQLLKKGRPDQPVNGVILAFSVADMMAASEADLARHAETVRSRLAELHETLKIDVPVYVLFTKADLISGFREYFGSFSQSRRRLVWGTTFQTRDRVARTCELVPAEFDALVARLSDEVSDRMTEEPDGAARIAIFGLPGQMAMLRDTVSDFLRRVFAPTRYQSNAILRGFYFTSGTQEGTPIDQVLGAMAKGGDEAAFQPAFLSGKGRSYFLHDLLKKVIFEERDWVGFDRRAVRRRQILRSAAMGLIAAVTLGGMAGFGYSFWQNASLLAAADADAAAYRDAARNELARTVIDDPDASVVLPELQRLRQMTAGYVDPRRPGLFEGLGLSRHDELHAAADRAYSDGLERMLRPRLILALENSLPQLIAKDDTAAIYRALKVYLLLGGQGGARGAEDDAVVAAYFDEIWRARFSAPGEYRLREELSQHLEAMLDLDGDRRITIGIDPEIVRKARDAIVTLPLADQAYASISDRALTSGLPAFAPAEAIGGQVGRVLATTDGTPLEDLSLPGLYTFEGYWGFFLDELANARSRLKDDRWVLGEAADRVDYDRQLGSLERDLHRRYRQEFDAAWTGLLSRLTMAPMSADPPRYDALAAAASPVDSPLARLVEEVGRQTRLSRLYDQIDAMSPEDAAKAAAGGDLAGNMGDAVFSRIYSRSGVFQRVVLDAVQVRGKSQARAGAVSEDSQRAQVQRISDDFADWHRLLTGKRGARPIDAVLANLAALRENRRNAALAPSPADETLLRQTLSALTMNNSALPPDLGRMLNAVEAEFRSEAQDASLGQIERAMNDEVGAFCREFIEPYFPFTEGGRHVSPAIFGQFFAPGGRADRFFTTYLQPHVTRGPDGLEPIPGSAIGERLSPDLLKAFDRIEAIRMAFFASGASEPRVDMAVTHISSSPSVNLAVLGINGSELRTQPGSTPGELSWPGPGSGVSLALFPQQSGRPNGIRFDAGRWDIVTFLRTGRSRVNGTSVEVTQDVGGRSITYRFSFDSTTVPFLMPELSQFSCPVSVEARQ, from the coding sequence ATGCGAAGAGCTCTTCGGGCGGTGGGCGCCGCCTTCGCCGCCATGTGGCGGGCGCGCTGGATGCGCGTCCTTCTGATCGTTCTGGGGCTGATGGCGCTTGGCGCCGCGATCTGGTTCGGGCTGCCGATGACCGGATCGGCGCTCCTGGCCTCGGTCTGGTTCCGCGCCGGGCTGATCGCGCTGATCGCGGGCACGCTGGGGCTGGTCTATGGCCTCGGCTGGCTGCGCCGCCGCCGACGCGCCGAGGCGCTGGAGGACAGCCTGATGGCCGAGCCCGCGGGCGATGGCCGGGTGCTGGCCGAGCGGATGCAGGAGGCGCTGGCCAAGCTGCGCCGCTCGGGCGGCAAGAGCGCGCTCTACGATCTGCCCTGGTATGTGATCATCGGCCCGCCGGGCGCGGGCAAGACCACCGCGCTTGCGAATTCGGGCATCGGCTTTCCGGGCCGGGACGGGCCCGGTTCGGGCGTCGAGGGCTTCGGCGGCACCCGCAACTGCGACTGGTGGTTCGCCGAGGAGGCGGTGCTGATCGACACCGCCGGGCGCTATACCACCCAGGACAGCGATGCCGAGGCCGACCGCGCGAGCTGGACCTCGTTCCTGCAGCTTCTCAAGAAGGGCCGTCCCGACCAGCCCGTGAATGGCGTGATCCTGGCCTTCTCGGTGGCCGACATGATGGCCGCCTCCGAGGCCGATCTGGCGCGCCATGCCGAGACCGTGCGCAGCCGGCTGGCCGAGCTGCACGAGACGCTCAAGATCGACGTGCCGGTCTATGTGCTGTTCACCAAGGCCGACCTGATCTCGGGCTTCAGGGAATATTTCGGCTCTTTCAGCCAGTCGCGGCGGCGGCTGGTCTGGGGCACCACCTTCCAGACCCGCGATCGCGTCGCGCGCACCTGCGAGCTGGTGCCGGCCGAATTCGACGCGCTGGTGGCGCGGCTTTCGGACGAGGTCAGCGACCGCATGACCGAAGAGCCCGACGGCGCGGCCCGGATCGCGATCTTCGGGCTGCCCGGGCAGATGGCGATGCTGCGCGACACCGTCTCGGACTTCCTGCGCCGGGTCTTCGCGCCGACGCGCTACCAGTCGAACGCGATCCTGAGGGGCTTTTATTTCACCTCGGGCACCCAGGAGGGCACGCCCATCGACCAGGTGCTGGGGGCGATGGCAAAGGGCGGCGACGAGGCCGCCTTCCAGCCCGCCTTCCTGTCGGGCAAGGGGCGCAGCTATTTCCTGCATGACCTGCTCAAGAAGGTGATCTTCGAGGAGCGCGACTGGGTCGGCTTCGACCGCCGCGCGGTGCGCCGCCGCCAGATCCTGCGCAGTGCCGCGATGGGCCTGATCGCGGCGGTCACGCTGGGCGGCATGGCGGGCTTCGGCTACAGCTTCTGGCAGAATGCCAGCCTTCTGGCCGCCGCCGATGCCGATGCCGCTGCCTATCGCGACGCGGCGCGCAACGAGCTGGCGCGCACCGTCATCGACGATCCCGATGCCTCGGTGGTGCTGCCCGAGCTGCAACGGCTTCGGCAGATGACCGCGGGCTATGTCGATCCGCGCCGTCCGGGCCTGTTCGAGGGGCTGGGCCTGTCGCGCCATGACGAGCTTCACGCCGCCGCCGACCGCGCCTATTCCGACGGGCTCGAGCGGATGCTGCGGCCGCGGCTGATCCTGGCGCTGGAAAACAGCCTGCCGCAGCTGATTGCAAAGGACGATACCGCCGCGATCTACCGGGCGCTCAAGGTCTATCTGCTTCTGGGCGGGCAGGGCGGAGCGCGCGGCGCCGAGGACGATGCCGTCGTCGCGGCCTATTTCGACGAGATCTGGCGGGCGCGCTTCTCGGCCCCGGGCGAGTATCGGCTGCGCGAGGAGCTGAGCCAGCATCTCGAGGCCATGCTCGATCTGGACGGCGACCGCCGGATCACCATCGGCATCGACCCCGAGATCGTACGCAAGGCCCGCGACGCCATCGTCACCCTGCCGTTGGCCGATCAGGCCTATGCCTCGATCAGCGACCGGGCGCTGACCTCGGGCCTGCCGGCCTTTGCCCCGGCCGAGGCCATCGGCGGGCAGGTCGGGCGGGTGCTGGCAACCACCGACGGAACGCCGCTCGAGGACCTGTCGCTGCCCGGGCTCTATACCTTCGAGGGCTATTGGGGCTTCTTCCTCGACGAGCTTGCCAATGCCCGGTCGCGGCTGAAGGATGACCGCTGGGTGCTGGGCGAGGCCGCCGACCGGGTCGATTACGACCGCCAGTTGGGCAGCCTCGAACGCGACCTGCACCGCCGTTACCGGCAGGAATTCGATGCCGCCTGGACCGGACTGCTGTCGCGGCTGACGATGGCGCCGATGTCGGCCGATCCGCCGCGCTATGACGCGCTCGCCGCCGCCGCCTCGCCGGTCGATTCGCCGCTGGCCCGGCTGGTCGAGGAAGTCGGCCGCCAGACCCGGCTGAGCCGCCTTTACGACCAGATCGACGCGATGTCGCCCGAGGATGCGGCCAAGGCCGCGGCGGGCGGCGATCTGGCGGGGAACATGGGCGACGCGGTCTTCTCGCGGATCTATTCGCGCTCGGGCGTGTTCCAGCGCGTGGTTCTGGATGCGGTTCAGGTCCGGGGCAAGAGCCAGGCCCGGGCGGGTGCGGTGTCCGAGGACTCGCAGCGGGCCCAGGTGCAGCGGATCTCGGATGATTTCGCCGACTGGCACCGGCTTCTGACCGGCAAGCGCGGCGCCCGGCCCATCGATGCGGTGCTGGCCAATCTCGCCGCGCTGCGCGAGAACCGGCGCAATGCCGCGCTGGCCCCCAGCCCTGCCGACGAGACCCTGCTGCGCCAGACGCTGTCGGCGCTGACCATGAACAACAGCGCCCTGCCGCCCGATCTCGGCCGGATGCTGAACGCGGTCGAGGCCGAATTCCGCTCGGAGGCGCAGGATGCCAGCCTCGGCCAGATCGAGCGGGCGATGAATGACGAGGTGGGCGCCTTCTGCCGCGAGTTCATCGAGCCCTATTTCCCCTTCACCGAGGGCGGACGCCATGTCTCTCCCGCCATTTTCGGACAGTTCTTCGCGCCGGGGGGACGGGCCGACCGCTTCTTCACGACCTATCTGCAGCCGCATGTGACGCGCGGCCCCGACGGGCTGGAACCGATCCCGGGCAGCGCCATCGGCGAACGCCTCTCGCCCGATCTGCTGAAGGCCTTCGACCGGATCGAGGCGATCCGGATGGCCTTCTTCGCCTCGGGCGCCTCCGAGCCGCGGGTCGACATGGCGGTGACCCATATCTCGTCCTCGCCCTCGGTCAACTTGGCGGTGCTGGGGATCAATGGCTCCGAGCTGCGGACCCAGCCCGGCTCGACCCCGGGCGAACTCAGCTGGCCGGGCCCCGGATCGGGGGTGTCGCTGGCGCTGTTCCCGCAGCAATCGGGGCGGCCCAACGGCATCCGCTTCGATGCCGGCCGCTGGGACATCGTGACCTTCCTGCGCACGGGCCGGAGCCGGGTGAACGGCACCTCGGTCGAGGTCACCCAGGATGTCGGCGGGCGCTCGATCACCTATCGCTTCTCCTTCGATTCGACGACGGTGCCCTTCCTGATGCCCGAGCTGTCGCAATTCAGCTGTCCGGTCTCGGTCGAGGCGCGGCAATGA
- the tagF gene encoding type VI secretion system-associated protein TagF, with amino-acid sequence MTGAGRASIGLLGKHPGYGDFLRAGLSDRVADGLTGWIDATLAELRDELGRDWEPFWDAAQELRFRVGRAVLGRTLAGVLRPSRDRVGRRYPLLLLTEGAEVAPPTAGEGGQDLWEALSEHLDRAEPGHGARALLRGLELAIEAEPAERASEGPVVWAHRPDGDLGALLRAARPVEAERAALVRAQFWTPGNERSAAQWLAGTGLPEARALAWMLAGVAADGCDTGERQ; translated from the coding sequence ATGACCGGGGCGGGACGGGCAAGCATCGGGCTTCTGGGCAAGCATCCGGGCTATGGCGATTTCCTGCGCGCGGGGCTGTCGGACCGCGTGGCCGACGGGTTGACCGGCTGGATCGATGCCACGCTGGCCGAGCTGCGCGACGAGCTTGGCCGGGACTGGGAGCCGTTCTGGGACGCGGCGCAGGAGCTGCGCTTCCGGGTCGGGCGTGCGGTTCTGGGCCGGACGCTGGCGGGGGTGCTGCGGCCCTCGCGCGACCGGGTCGGGCGGCGCTATCCGCTGCTTCTGCTGACCGAGGGTGCCGAGGTGGCGCCGCCGACCGCCGGCGAGGGCGGGCAGGATCTCTGGGAGGCGCTGTCGGAGCATCTGGACCGGGCAGAGCCGGGGCACGGGGCGCGCGCGCTTCTGCGCGGGCTCGAGCTTGCCATCGAGGCCGAGCCGGCCGAGCGCGCATCCGAAGGCCCCGTGGTCTGGGCGCATCGGCCCGATGGCGATCTCGGCGCGCTGTTGCGCGCGGCGCGCCCGGTCGAGGCCGAGCGGGCCGCCCTTGTGCGGGCGCAGTTCTGGACCCCGGGCAATGAGCGCTCTGCCGCGCAATGGCTGGCCGGAACCGGGCTGCCCGAGGCCCGGGCGCTGGCCTGGATGCTGGCGGGGGTGGCCGCCGATGGCTGCGACACGGGAGAACGGCAATGA
- a CDS encoding PP2C family serine/threonine-protein phosphatase, whose amino-acid sequence MRPEAHWNGWFLLETGMATDVGCRREINEDDMIARPDLGLWAVADGMGGHAAGEFASQAIVAELSGAGLPVSAVDLQARFMERLIRANERIRAYSAELAAGPIGSTVAALLVHEDGYAVVWCGDSRGYLLRDGHLVQQSRDHTELRAALEAGRITPEEAKTWPRRNVITRAIGVGAEPECDIVSGKIAPGDQFLLCSDGLTEHLDDAEIADILLDLPPQAACDALIAETVARGARDNVTAVVLACRSGDDDDEKTAPPL is encoded by the coding sequence ATGAGGCCCGAGGCGCATTGGAACGGCTGGTTCCTGCTCGAGACCGGGATGGCGACCGATGTCGGCTGCCGCCGCGAGATCAACGAGGACGACATGATCGCCCGGCCCGATCTGGGGCTCTGGGCGGTGGCGGACGGCATGGGCGGGCATGCGGCGGGCGAGTTTGCCAGCCAGGCCATCGTCGCCGAACTGTCCGGGGCCGGGCTGCCCGTCTCGGCGGTCGATCTGCAGGCCCGCTTCATGGAGCGGCTGATCCGCGCCAATGAGCGCATCCGCGCCTATTCGGCCGAGCTGGCGGCGGGGCCGATCGGCTCGACCGTGGCGGCGCTGCTGGTCCATGAGGACGGCTATGCCGTGGTCTGGTGCGGTGACAGCCGGGGCTATCTGCTGCGCGATGGCCATCTGGTGCAGCAAAGCCGCGACCATACCGAGCTGCGCGCGGCGCTGGAGGCGGGGCGGATCACGCCGGAAGAGGCGAAGACCTGGCCCCGGCGCAATGTCATCACCCGGGCGATCGGGGTCGGGGCGGAACCCGAATGCGACATCGTCTCGGGCAAGATCGCCCCGGGCGATCAGTTCCTGCTTTGCTCGGACGGGTTGACCGAGCATCTGGACGATGCCGAGATCGCCGATATCCTGCTGGATCTGCCGCCGCAGGCCGCCTGCGACGCGCTGATCGCCGAGACCGTGGCGCGCGGCGCGCGCGACAATGTCACCGCCGTGGTGCTGGCCTGCCGCAGCGGCGATGACGATGACGAGAAGACGGCACCGCCGCTATGA
- a CDS encoding serine/threonine-protein kinase, producing MSDPEAPRKEGQDDAGPGPDLTRVSCPPAAAGEDAPGDAGADDERTAFVAPGGGGAHGGEDVTRISASPAPSEAGAGAAQAAPRVPMLSAGTVINNNYRIVGVLSSGGMGSVYRGVEIGTGDPVAIKAILPDLAADPRAGALFRSEARMLRQLADDAIVRYYNYVHDHALDRYFLVMEFIEGITLSDHMARSGPLPPAAAEALIRRLAGALARAHAYGVIHRDLSPDNVMLPGGAVAEARLIDFGIARSARLSEDEAPGTFAGKLKYVAPEQLGHFGGHVGPETDIYGLALLLGAALSGRALPMGNSIEEAAERRQRVPDLSGVSPALRPLLTHMLEPDPAARPASMDEVLRLIEHPHLLPPRYGGPSAAVPGGLTLPPGLGRPGAARATRAEPQPEPAPEPPRDRAALRLIGGLGAVFLALLGAAGWYGWSAGLIGPSQGPQAGIEARLPPRQEAGRTGFLAAWDGGPCSYLTRVETGPRAGVVERYGRGGAAEGKGKDNAALAAAYEARFGSRPAVLERPVSEAQCAVLDFARSLQARPGPLPVLSATPEQVASGAEVRAAVAAPGPARVWVALVAPDGAVYDLTDRIGPDGSLRFGLSLPEGAPAAPQLLLAVAATRPLAAAATAADGTPAAQLLPALLEEIAGRGGGAGAALAHLQLLPPGSAEDG from the coding sequence ATGAGCGACCCCGAGGCGCCGCGGAAGGAGGGGCAGGACGATGCCGGCCCCGGGCCAGACCTCACGCGGGTCTCTTGCCCGCCTGCGGCGGCCGGGGAGGATGCGCCCGGAGACGCAGGCGCGGACGACGAGCGCACCGCCTTCGTGGCGCCGGGCGGGGGCGGCGCGCATGGCGGGGAGGATGTGACCCGCATCTCGGCCTCCCCTGCGCCGTCCGAAGCAGGTGCAGGCGCCGCGCAAGCCGCGCCCCGCGTGCCGATGCTCTCGGCCGGAACCGTCATCAACAACAATTACCGGATCGTGGGGGTGCTCAGCTCGGGCGGCATGGGCTCGGTCTATCGCGGGGTCGAGATCGGCACCGGCGATCCGGTCGCGATCAAGGCGATCCTGCCGGATCTGGCCGCCGATCCGCGCGCGGGCGCGCTGTTCCGCAGCGAGGCGCGGATGCTGCGCCAGCTCGCCGACGATGCCATCGTGCGCTATTACAACTACGTCCACGACCATGCGCTCGACCGCTATTTCCTGGTGATGGAATTCATCGAGGGCATCACGCTTTCGGACCATATGGCGCGCTCGGGGCCGTTGCCGCCGGCCGCAGCCGAGGCGCTGATCCGCCGGCTTGCCGGGGCGCTGGCCCGGGCCCATGCCTATGGCGTGATCCATCGCGACCTGTCGCCAGACAACGTGATGCTGCCCGGCGGCGCGGTGGCCGAGGCCCGGCTGATCGATTTCGGCATCGCCCGCTCGGCACGGCTGTCCGAGGACGAGGCGCCCGGCACCTTCGCGGGCAAGCTGAAATATGTCGCGCCCGAGCAGCTTGGCCATTTCGGCGGCCATGTCGGCCCCGAGACCGATATCTACGGGCTGGCGCTGTTGCTGGGGGCGGCGCTGTCCGGTCGTGCGCTGCCGATGGGCAACAGCATCGAGGAGGCGGCCGAGCGCCGCCAGAGGGTGCCCGACCTGTCCGGCGTCTCGCCCGCGCTCCGGCCGCTCTTGACCCACATGCTCGAGCCCGACCCGGCCGCGCGCCCGGCCTCGATGGACGAGGTGCTGCGGCTGATCGAGCATCCGCATCTGCTGCCGCCGCGCTATGGCGGCCCCAGCGCGGCGGTGCCCGGCGGGCTGACCCTGCCGCCGGGGCTGGGCCGGCCGGGAGCCGCGCGCGCGACCCGGGCGGAGCCGCAACCGGAGCCGGCGCCCGAGCCGCCCCGCGACCGGGCCGCGCTGCGGCTGATCGGCGGGCTCGGGGCGGTGTTCCTGGCGCTTCTGGGCGCGGCTGGCTGGTATGGCTGGAGCGCCGGGCTGATCGGACCTAGCCAGGGCCCCCAGGCCGGGATCGAGGCCCGGCTGCCGCCGCGCCAGGAGGCCGGCCGGACCGGGTTCCTGGCCGCCTGGGACGGCGGGCCCTGCAGCTATCTGACCCGGGTCGAAACCGGGCCGCGTGCCGGTGTGGTCGAGCGCTACGGGCGCGGCGGGGCGGCCGAAGGCAAGGGAAAAGACAATGCAGCGCTGGCCGCGGCCTATGAGGCCCGTTTCGGCAGCCGCCCGGCGGTGCTCGAGCGGCCGGTGAGCGAGGCGCAATGCGCCGTGCTCGATTTCGCCCGCAGCCTTCAGGCCCGGCCCGGCCCGCTGCCGGTCCTGTCGGCCACGCCCGAGCAGGTGGCGAGCGGCGCGGAGGTGCGTGCCGCGGTCGCGGCGCCGGGTCCGGCGCGGGTCTGGGTGGCGCTGGTCGCGCCCGACGGGGCGGTCTACGACCTGACCGACCGGATCGGGCCGGATGGCAGCCTGCGCTTCGGCCTGAGCCTGCCCGAGGGCGCCCCCGCCGCGCCGCAGCTCTTGCTGGCGGTGGCCGCGACCCGGCCGCTGGCGGCGGCCGCGACCGCCGCCGACGGCACCCCCGCCGCGCAGCTTCTGCCGGCCCTGCTGGAGGAAATCGCCGGGCGGGGCGGCGGCGCCGGGGCCGCGCTGGCGCATCTGCAACTGCTGCCGCCGGGTTCGGCGGAAGACGGGTAG
- a CDS encoding DUF4123 domain-containing protein, with protein sequence MTRLYAPLLLARYTARDRLAAEVGGQVAMRAPDHPEFRAHVAEALLGQGYRMTSFEPLDPQSLPLDPALSLRLGRGRPVFLDSPAPSRERPQAAGLRALDLAECGWPALFEGPSPAWALIDPVCWPDALELVRDSSQGALCLYATPDAERQAAAPWLVPLSGRDQVSRALMALAPDSHAGICFQSQAGAMALRAHFRRYTMAWLPGREAAPLYFRFHDPRVLSDMAQALEPARFAGFAAPVQRFFLPLSAELSLAAHLPGATVGPLDDPATLQGRLLRLAPRGRAVAPGNLHVTEAEFARFDRLKRQRTAQSVARGLYRSLGQDKGPEACLEAATQAMRLGELHDMPSRAQVGALARAVLFFGVDFAERDRRAAEILEDRRALPFQRKDRLLRWLALALGERGGAGLAAPALRTGQG encoded by the coding sequence GTGACACGTCTGTACGCCCCGCTTCTGCTGGCCCGCTATACCGCCCGCGACCGGCTTGCCGCCGAGGTCGGCGGACAGGTCGCGATGCGCGCGCCGGACCATCCCGAATTCAGGGCGCATGTCGCCGAGGCGCTGCTCGGGCAGGGCTACCGGATGACAAGTTTCGAGCCGCTCGATCCGCAGAGCCTTCCGCTCGATCCGGCCCTGAGCCTCCGGCTCGGGCGCGGGCGTCCGGTCTTTCTCGACAGCCCGGCCCCGAGCCGCGAGCGGCCGCAGGCGGCCGGGCTGAGGGCGCTCGATCTCGCGGAATGCGGCTGGCCTGCGCTGTTCGAGGGGCCGAGCCCGGCCTGGGCGCTGATCGACCCGGTCTGCTGGCCCGATGCGCTGGAACTTGTGCGCGACAGCTCGCAGGGCGCGCTTTGCCTTTATGCCACGCCCGATGCCGAGCGGCAGGCCGCCGCGCCCTGGCTGGTGCCGCTGTCGGGCCGCGATCAGGTCAGCCGCGCGCTGATGGCGCTGGCGCCCGACAGCCATGCCGGGATCTGCTTCCAGAGCCAGGCCGGGGCGATGGCGCTGCGGGCGCATTTCCGGCGTTACACCATGGCCTGGCTGCCCGGGCGCGAGGCGGCGCCGCTGTATTTCCGCTTTCACGACCCGCGGGTGCTGTCGGACATGGCCCAGGCGCTGGAGCCCGCGCGTTTCGCGGGCTTCGCGGCGCCTGTGCAGCGCTTCTTCCTGCCGCTCTCGGCCGAGCTGTCGCTGGCCGCGCATCTGCCGGGCGCCACGGTCGGGCCGCTCGACGACCCGGCGACGCTGCAGGGACGGCTGTTGCGGCTGGCGCCGCGCGGGCGGGCGGTGGCGCCGGGCAATCTGCATGTGACCGAGGCCGAATTCGCCCGCTTCGACCGGCTCAAGCGGCAGCGCACCGCGCAGTCGGTGGCGCGCGGGCTTTACCGCTCGCTCGGGCAGGACAAGGGCCCAGAGGCCTGCCTCGAAGCCGCCACCCAGGCAATGCGGCTGGGCGAACTCCACGACATGCCGTCGCGGGCGCAGGTCGGCGCGCTGGCCCGTGCGGTGCTGTTCTTCGGCGTCGATTTCGCGGAGAGGGACCGCCGGGCCGCAGAGATCCTCGAAGATCGCCGCGCGCTGCCGTTCCAGCGCAAGGACCGGCTGCTGCGCTGGCTGGCGCTGGCGCTTGGCGAACGCGGGGGCGCGGGCCTGGCCGCGCCGGCACTCAGGACAGGACAGGGATGA
- a CDS encoding ABC transporter ATP-binding protein: MDGQALGARQDRFRHEISPQDAPPARRRRVSPWAILKPVRFRIWLAMAISAGSALFTLAVMVLLMTAVGQLVAAPGSVPWGTFAGVAICTIGAYVARLGAFNQAHYAAFRLERLLRNGLAARLARVPLGYVEAQGAGALAKVIHDDVKALHVFVADSTPLYARAYVTPAVTLALLLWLDWRLALVALAVLGLGYGILTRAQRRRRDMVRAYNAAREKVSAAVVEYVQAMPVVRNFDSGQQSFGRYQAALDGYLKVMLDWYRAAGFPARFSWLVLSPMPTLTLVLGAGLILTAMGDLEMSRWLGVLLICTGMAEAMMPMMMLRHMIEKVGLSVARIQEVMQAPELERRADLAAASPRDAAEGPSALSFEGVSFAYGPDLAPALQDVSFAVAQGSVTALVGPSGAGKTTVARLIPRFWDVTAGRICLDGTDIRALAPDDLLEKVAFVFQESFLFADTIAGNIRIGRPDASDDQVIAAARAAQADGFIRALPQGYDTPVGERGVFLSGGQRQRIAIARALLQDRPLLVLDEATAFADPENEAELIAALSELMRGRTVIMVAHRLATIRDADQILVFERGRIAERGSHDALLEAGGTYARLWRNYEKAQSWSLGAARATVTGEAAQ, translated from the coding sequence ATGGATGGACAGGCCCTCGGGGCGCGGCAGGACAGGTTCCGGCACGAGATTTCCCCACAGGACGCGCCGCCCGCAAGGCGCAGGCGGGTCTCCCCATGGGCTATCCTGAAACCGGTGCGCTTCCGGATCTGGCTGGCGATGGCGATCTCGGCCGGCTCGGCGCTGTTCACGCTGGCGGTGATGGTCCTTCTGATGACGGCGGTCGGGCAATTGGTCGCGGCGCCGGGCAGCGTGCCCTGGGGGACCTTCGCGGGCGTCGCGATCTGCACCATCGGGGCCTATGTGGCGCGGCTCGGGGCCTTCAACCAGGCCCATTACGCCGCCTTCCGGCTCGAGCGCCTGTTGCGCAACGGGCTGGCCGCGCGGCTGGCGCGGGTGCCTCTGGGCTATGTCGAGGCCCAGGGCGCGGGCGCGCTGGCCAAGGTGATCCATGACGACGTCAAGGCCTTGCATGTCTTCGTGGCCGACAGCACGCCGCTTTATGCCCGCGCCTATGTGACGCCTGCGGTGACGCTGGCACTGCTGCTCTGGCTCGACTGGCGGCTGGCGCTGGTCGCGCTGGCGGTGCTGGGACTGGGCTATGGCATTCTCACGCGGGCGCAGCGCCGGCGGCGCGACATGGTCCGGGCCTATAACGCGGCCCGCGAGAAGGTCAGCGCGGCGGTGGTCGAATATGTCCAGGCAATGCCGGTGGTGCGCAATTTCGACAGCGGGCAGCAGAGCTTCGGACGCTATCAGGCGGCGCTCGACGGCTATCTGAAGGTGATGCTCGACTGGTATCGCGCGGCGGGCTTCCCGGCGCGGTTCTCCTGGCTGGTTCTCAGCCCGATGCCGACCCTGACGCTGGTGCTGGGCGCGGGGCTGATCCTGACCGCCATGGGCGATCTCGAGATGTCGCGCTGGCTGGGGGTGCTTCTCATCTGCACCGGCATGGCCGAGGCGATGATGCCGATGATGATGCTGCGCCACATGATCGAGAAGGTCGGGCTCAGCGTCGCCCGGATCCAGGAGGTGATGCAGGCCCCCGAGCTGGAGCGGCGCGCCGATCTGGCCGCCGCCAGCCCCAGGGACGCCGCCGAAGGCCCTTCGGCGCTGAGCTTCGAGGGTGTGAGCTTCGCCTATGGCCCGGATCTGGCGCCCGCCTTGCAGGATGTCAGCTTCGCGGTGGCGCAGGGCAGCGTGACCGCGCTGGTCGGGCCGTCAGGGGCCGGCAAGACCACGGTGGCGCGGCTGATCCCGCGCTTCTGGGATGTCACGGCGGGGCGGATCTGCCTTGACGGCACCGATATCCGGGCGCTTGCCCCCGACGATCTTCTGGAAAAGGTGGCCTTCGTCTTCCAGGAGAGCTTCCTTTTCGCCGACACCATCGCGGGCAATATCCGGATCGGGCGGCCCGATGCCAGCGACGATCAGGTGATCGCGGCGGCGCGGGCGGCCCAGGCCGACGGGTTCATCCGCGCGTTGCCGCAGGGCTATGACACGCCGGTGGGCGAGCGCGGCGTGTTCCTGTCGGGTGGCCAGCGGCAACGCATCGCCATCGCCCGCGCGCTGTTGCAGGACCGGCCCCTGCTGGTGCTGGACGAGGCCACGGCCTTTGCCGATCCGGAGAACGAGGCCGAGCTGATCGCGGCGCTGTCCGAGCTGATGCGCGGGCGCACGGTGATCATGGTGGCGCACCGGCTGGCGACGATCCGCGATGCCGACCAGATCCTTGTCTTCGAGCGCGGCCGCATCGCCGAGAGGGGCAGCCATGACGCGCTGCTGGAGGCCGGGGGAACCTATGCAAGGCTCTGGCGGAATTACGAAAAGGCACAGAGCTGGTCGCTGGGCGCGGCTCGGGCCACCGTGACAGGGGAGGCAGCCCAATGA